In the genome of Mycoplasma seminis, one region contains:
- the tmk gene encoding dTMP kinase — MFISFEGLDGSGKTTLTQKLVAKLGEMYPNLPITWTREPGGRNIREAEKIREIILDKASDLSPVAEALLYTTSRRIHLEKVIWPELKQNHLVVCDRFVDSFYAYQGFARELGMAFAKGITNIVIENTMPDITVFLNLTPEQAKERRESTRLVEDRMEQEKLEFHQLVYKGYLSLIEEDPKRFMIIDATQSEDGVLQDIIAKLHQHPKFIAYLKSYAY; from the coding sequence ATGTTTATATCATTTGAAGGCCTAGATGGGTCAGGAAAAACAACTTTAACACAAAAATTAGTAGCTAAATTAGGTGAAATGTATCCTAATTTACCAATTACATGAACCAGAGAACCTGGTGGAAGAAACATCAGAGAGGCTGAAAAAATCAGAGAAATTATCTTAGATAAGGCTTCTGACCTTTCTCCTGTTGCTGAGGCTTTATTATACACAACAAGCCGTAGAATTCACTTAGAAAAAGTAATTTGACCAGAATTAAAACAAAACCATTTAGTAGTATGTGATAGATTCGTTGATAGTTTTTATGCATACCAAGGATTTGCACGTGAATTAGGAATGGCTTTTGCAAAAGGAATTACAAACATTGTTATCGAAAACACAATGCCTGATATTACAGTATTTTTAAACTTAACACCAGAACAAGCTAAAGAAAGACGCGAAAGCACACGTCTTGTTGAAGATAGAATGGAACAAGAAAAACTAGAATTCCACCAATTGGTTTACAAAGGATACTTATCATTAATTGAAGAAGACCCAAAACGTTTCATGATTATTGATGCAACACAAAGCGAAGATGGTGTGCTTCAAGATATTATTGCAAAATTACATCAACATCCTAAATTTATCGCTTACCTAAAATCATATGCTTACTAG
- a CDS encoding YbaB/EbfC family nucleoid-associated protein — translation MNMMSPDFLRRIKTMQKELEQKQKELENKEFVVQKQGIKVVLKGDNSIVSIDIDELLVDPEDKDILQDLLTIAINEGLDLIKEEQQKLAPAMPGMPF, via the coding sequence ATGAACATGATGTCACCAGATTTCTTAAGAAGAATTAAGACAATGCAAAAAGAGTTAGAACAAAAACAAAAAGAACTTGAAAATAAAGAGTTCGTTGTTCAAAAACAAGGAATTAAAGTAGTTTTAAAAGGAGACAACTCTATCGTATCAATTGATATTGATGAATTACTTGTTGATCCAGAAGATAAAGATATCTTACAAGATCTTTTAACTATTGCAATTAATGAAGGTCTTGATTTAATTAAAGAAGAACAACAAAAATTAGCACCTGCTATGCCTGGAATGCCTTTTTAG
- a CDS encoding toprim domain-containing protein, whose translation MFYTDKINDFIVKSKKIPGISKKQAEKMIYWILESSSEEVNEFSTLITEIKQQTQFCPICSNIMQENKCNICHDENRDNILMIVENLQTIQKIETAGFYKGKYYILPFMIEKETDVMKYQKELDDLIKYSRSFNETILAISPTLKGEITNQILKIELSNANVNVTRLAIGIPLGSSLDYMDEITLKFSLNNRRK comes from the coding sequence ATGTTTTACACTGATAAAATTAATGATTTTATTGTAAAGTCTAAAAAAATCCCAGGAATTTCAAAGAAGCAAGCTGAAAAAATGATTTATTGAATACTTGAAAGTTCAAGTGAAGAAGTAAATGAATTCAGTACTTTGATTACTGAAATCAAGCAACAAACACAATTTTGTCCAATTTGCAGCAACATTATGCAAGAAAATAAATGCAATATTTGTCATGATGAAAATAGAGATAATATTTTAATGATTGTGGAGAACTTACAAACTATTCAAAAAATCGAAACAGCAGGTTTTTATAAAGGAAAATATTACATCTTACCTTTTATGATTGAAAAGGAAACTGATGTAATGAAATATCAAAAAGAACTAGATGACTTAATTAAGTACTCTCGTTCTTTTAATGAAACCATTTTAGCGATTTCGCCAACACTAAAAGGTGAAATAACTAATCAAATTTTAAAAATAGAATTATCCAACGCCAATGTAAATGTAACAAGATTAGCAATCGGAATCCCACTGGGTTCTTCATTGGATTATATGGATGAAATTACATTAAAATTTTCGCTTAATAACAGACGAAAATAA